The following is a genomic window from Rhinoraja longicauda isolate Sanriku21f chromosome 26, sRhiLon1.1, whole genome shotgun sequence.
ctctcccccacctcccctctcccccacctcccctctcccccacctcccctctcccccacctcccctctcccccacctcccctctcccccacctcccctctcccccacctcccctctcccccacctcccctctcccccacctcccctctcccccacctcccctctcccccacctcccctctcccccacctccccccaatcTTGAACAAGAAGCACACTGCAATATTTTCAGCAAAACAACAAAGAAAAGTGTCGgaagaactcggcgggtcaggcagtatccgcgGAGGGCAATTCAATTgtcaggcgacgttttgggtcagaggttcataagttataggggcagaattaggccatttggcccatcaactctactccgccattcaatcatggctggtctatctttcctgctcaaccccattctcctgccttctccccgtgacctgtgtgggttttctccgggtgctccggtttcctcccacactaaattgtccctagtgtgtgtcggatagtgcaagTGGGCGgcaattgctggttggcgcggacacggtgggccgaagggcctgtttcagcgatgtatctctaagctaagctacaatgtggaaacaggcccttcggcccaccgagtccacaccgacccgcacgctagttccatgttaacccactttcgtatcccacacacgagagggcaatttactgaaggccaattaacctacaaacctgcacgtctttggaatgtgggaggaaaccggagcacccggaggaaacccacgcggtcacagggagaacgtgcaaaccccacgcacagacagcacccaaggtcaggattgaacccggatctctgacgctgtgaggcagcggctctacccgctacgCCGCCGAAAAGCCAATCGTTgtatcaagtttagtttagtttagaggtacattgtggaagaaggcccttcggcccaccgagtccatgccgaccagcgatcgcccgctcacactagttcgacgttatcccactttctcacccactgcgTTGACAcaccagggggaatttacagaagccaatgaacccacaaacccacacgttagtagttcctccagcactttgtgtttggcttgggatttcagcgtctgcagttcctaagTGTCAGAGCTGTGCAGGATCTGCCAGCTTGGGTTGTACCACCTAAGATAAGGCTGTTTTTACACTGCCCATCCCTTAGCTTGTGTTTGACCCAGGGCCAaggttgccaactggcccgtattagccgggacatcccgtattttgggctgaattggttttgTCCCATAAGGAACCGCCCTTGTCACATATTGGGCCCGCAGGTTAGGCGACCACACTCCGTTAGCCCCGTgttcggcccgcgggccgctgttgcccgggacagtgtaggctaacggtttGTGTGGGCCTAACGGCggccgccaatggtggagcgggagcaggtggccacaggctgggcgaggtcatgtggggcgtcaccctttgtcccgtatttgggagagagatagttggcaaccccgacTCAGGGCCGCGTTGAGGTTGAGGGAGAAGGTCCAGAGCAAAGTCAAGCCTGGCCATGAAGAACGTCGACTCCACCTGgagaggacacacacacacacacacacacacacactgggggcatctACTCAGTCCACACAGTCAAGGGCTCCTCAACCCTCATTGTCCACCACGAGGGTCGCCTCCCGACGTGCCCTTTTAACCTTCTGGAAGAAGTTCTCTCCCCCACCGCCCTCCTAGTTTCCAAATCACCAAAACAATAAAGAAGTGGGGACTTCTGACCGGGTTACTTCTGTGGCTCTTCGTCGTCGGTGAGAGGGATCTCCGTATCTGCCGGAGGTCCCAGAAGGTCCAAGGGCTTTGAGTCTCCTTGGGCTGGAGCTCTGGGCGGATTCCAGCCGCTGTAGTccgggatggagggatggggatggggatgggggtggggttggggatggggttggggatggggttggggatggggttgggtttgGTGTTGCCGCCTGGCCTGCAGGAACAAGGCAGGGTCGGGCATGGCGTCCCAGGTGGTGAGGTATCTCTGCTGGTTGCAGCTCCTGCCGGGAGCTCTGCTGCCTCCGGTGGCCCGGGTGGCGACTGGCGCTCTGCAGTGGTGTTTGTGGCTCTTCTTCAGCGTGACGGCGGTGTAgacgggggaggaggggatgggtcgGTCGGGGGGCTGGTCGGGGGGCCGCGAGCCGCCCAGCCTGAGCTTGACGTTGTGCAGCTGGAGGGAGAGGCCGGCGGCCGCCTCGGACTGGCGTTGCAGCTCGCCGCTCAGCACGGCCATGCGGTGGCCCCGGCGCTTCAGCTCGTCCAGGAACATTCGCTCCCGCCGCCGCATGGACCCCTCCAGCGCCCCGATCAGCGACTCCTTGTGATGGAGCTCCCGCCTCAGCGCAGCGTTACGCTGCTCCCTCTCCCACAGCAGCAACTCCAGCGGCCCACAGTCCAACGCACCCTCACTCACTGCCTCtgcacaggagaggggggggggggagagggggtaacgtgggggagagggggaggagggggagggagagagaggggaaacgtgggagagagggggagagggggaacgtgggggagagagagagagagggggaggggggagggggaatgtgggagagacaggggggaggggggagagggagggagagagtgggagggggaaagggggaacgtggg
Proteins encoded in this region:
- the LOC144606259 gene encoding coiled-coil domain-containing 92B-like, which gives rise to MEMASLKRQLHSVQRNVTFLKGEHMELLHGLHMEILQLQKRCTELTCELTEKSSKHGQPEAVSEGALDCGPLELLLWEREQRNAALRRELHHKESLIGALEGSMRRRERMFLDELKRRGHRMAVLSGELQRQSEAAAGLSLQLHNVKLRLGGSRPPDQPPDRPIPSSPVYTAVTLKKSHKHHCRAPVATRATGGSRAPGRSCNQQRYLTTWDAMPDPALFLQARRQHQTQPHPQPHPQPHPQPHPHPHPHPSIPDYSGWNPPRAPAQGDSKPLDLLGPPADTEIPLTDDEEPQK